The DNA sequence agagagctgggaccaaagtaacaaagccaaccatcagtaacacactacgccgccagggactcaaatcctgcagtgcgagacgtgtcccccctgcttaagccagtacatgtccaggcccgtctgaagtgcatttggatgatccagaagaggattgggagaatgtcatatggtcagatgaaaccaaaatagaactttttggtaaaaactcaactcgtcatgtttggaggacaaagaatgctgagttgcatccaaagaacaccatacctactgtgaagcatggggttggaaacatcatgctttggggctgtttttctgcaaagggaccaggacgactgatccgtgtaaaggaaagaatgaatggggccatgtatcgtgagattttgagtgaaaccctccttccatcagcaagggcattgaagatgaaacgtggctgggtctttcagcatgacaatgatcccaaacacaccgcccgggcaacgaaggagtggcttcgtaagaagcatttcaaggtcctggagtggcctagtcagtctccagatctcaaccccatagaaaatctttggaggggagttgaaagtctgtgttgcccagcgacagccccaaaacatcactgctctagaggagatctgcatggaggaatgggccaaaataccagcaacagtgtgtgaaaaccttgtgaagacttacagaaaacgtttgacctgtgtcattgccaacaaagggtatataacaaagtattgagaaacttttgttattgaccaaatacttattttccaccatcatatgccaataaattcattaaaaatcctacaatgtgattttccggatttttttttctcattttgtctgtcatagttgacgtgtacctatgatgaaaattacaggcctctctcatctttttaagtgggagaacttgcacaattggtggctgactaaatactttttttccccactgtatatatgtgtatagtACAAAAAGGTCATTTTGTACAATACTTTTTAACTATAGTCGTTTGATTTGACTTTCAAAGTTCAAAGTTTAAAAAGTCACAGACAGTCTCAGGCACAGCCACACTCTTCCACTATCATATTGGGCACGTCTCGTTTTACTATGTTGTACTCATCGTCGAAGTACAGCATAGACATGGTGCTGAGCTTGGTGGGGATACAACAGGAGTTGACCGAGCCGGGGCTCATGCCCCTCATCCGGTACTGGTTGACCACCGCCGTGTGGAACGACGATGCTGACCCCGGTACCCCCGCCATGTACGCCGGGCAGCTCCCCTCACAGTAGTTACCGTAGTAACCCGCAGGTGCGATGATCCAGTCGTTCCAGCCAATGAGGCGGAAGTCTATGTAGAACTGCTGCCTGCAGCACAGGCCTCCACTGCTCCCGTCACACTCCAGCCCCCTCTTCCTGATGCGGTGCTTCCCTTCCACCTGCCGCGCCCGGACCACCAGGAAGGGCCTGTGTGAGGGGTCCGCTGGGTCGACTAAGATAGGAACCACGTTGGACGCCTCACAGCCTTCGCAGTGCACCTCAAGGTCCTGTCGCCGGCCGCCCTTACCAAACACAGCCCTCACGGCCTCTGACAGGGGGAAGGTGTGCCAGCCGCTGCGCTTAAGGTCCACACGTTTCTCCACCAGGGTCCACCGACCTCCTCCCCCTGGCCCTGTTCCTCCCCCGGCTCCACCTgcagtcccagtccctgcctcctTGTAGTGGATCTTAACTGTGACTTTTCGTCGATGCCCTTTCTCGGAGCCGGTGGGCAGCAGCCTGAAGTAGAGCCACAGGTTGGCCTGAGACACATACAGGTTCTGGTTCCCTTCACTGGAGATGAGGAAGTAGAGGCTGGACTTAGAGGCTTGAGATGAAGCCAGCTCATCTGATCAAGAAAAGAAGAGAGGGAAATGTGGGTTTAGTGATATATAGTGATCTATACTTTACAGCACGGTTCCCCAactatttggccccccaagttttgtgagcacaaaaaaatatatataattattggacataaaagactgtaaaaacaccagcaaatcagcgccaagtgattttaattttggaaatctgttccaaagtattcccacacataataatatgattgtatacaaatgtaagctacagttgaagccggaagtttacatacaccttagccaaatacatttaaacgtagtttttcacaattcctgacatttaatcctagtaaaaattcactgtcttaagtcagttaggatcaccactttattttaagaatgtgaaatagtagagaaaattgtttatttcagcttttatttctttcatcacattcccagtgggtcagaagtttacatacactcaattagtatttggtagcattgcctttaaattgtttaacttgggtcaaacgtttcgggtatccttccacaagcttcccacaataagttgggtgaattttggcccattcctcctgacagagctggtataactgagtcaagtttgtaggcctccttgctcgcacacgctttttcagttctgcccacaaatgttatataggattgagatcagggctttgtgttggccactccaataccttgactttgttgtccttaagccattttgccacaactttggaagtatgcttggggtcattgtccatttggaagacccatttgcgaccaagctttaacttcctgactgatgtcttgagatgttgcttcaatatatccacataattttccttcctcatgatgctatctatattgtgaagtgcaccagtccctcctgcagcaaagcacccccacagcatgatgctgccatactgtggatatagatacttttgtacctgtttcctccagcatcttcacaaggtccgttgctgttgttctgggattgatttgcacttttcacaccaaagtacgttcatctctaggagacagaacgcgtctccttcctgagcggtatgatggctgcgtggtcccttggtgtttatacttgcgtactattgtttgtacagatgaacgtggtaccttcaagtgtttggaaattgctcccaaggatgaatcagaattgtggaggtctacaatttgttttctgaggtcttggctgatttattttgattttcccatgatgtcaagcaaagaggcactgagtttgaaggtaggccttgaaatacatccacaggtacacctccaattgactcaaataatgtcaattagcctatcagaagcttctaaagccatgacataattttctggaattttccaagctgtttaaatgcatagtccacttagtgtatgtaaacttctgacccactggaattgtgatacagtgaattataagtgaaagaatctgtctgtaaacaattgttggaataattacttgtcctaaccgacttgccaaaactatagtttgttaacaaaaaagttgtggagtggttgaaaaactagttttaatgactccaacctaagtgtatgtaaacttccgacttcaactgtaagtttgaaattattatagttttagtcaaatattatatctttttgggcttcttgcggtcaatttgcagtctacaaattatttgtaattatgttccggccccctggcCATCCGGTCAAGAAAAAAATCATCCCGAAGCTGAATCTAGTTAATGATCTCTGCTGTACAGTCAAGGATCAAGAGAATAAACTGACATGATTTTTAAGAGCAGGTTAGAAAAGTTGACAAAATTCTCAAAGTTTAACGCATAGTTTTCCAACTTGTGTCTCTGTGGGTGTCTCTGTGAATGAAAGTTATGTAACACTACATCTGAGTGTCATTTttaagagggagaaagaagtggACAAACATCCACAAGGTGCCCAAAGCAGGTAGCCAGAGAGGGAGCAGTTCAGTCagttctgtctctgctctcttccACCACTTTCTTTTTTACACATCACATGACATTAGCCTAGTTCCTTATAGGCTGTTTCTCCTGACAGCCCAGTTCTGGGAGCAGGCCCAGTTGGCCTCAGGTCTGATTGTGAAGACAAGCGACAGAgccagagatagaggagagaaggggaatggaggagaagagaagagggggaacggaggaggggaggggggtgggacAAGGCCCGGGCCCCGGGGGGTTCATTGAGTTCGCTGtgaggtgctgtgtgtgtgtttgtgtgtttgtgaggcACTGCTGTGAAAACCCCTGAGCTACCCGGAGCCTTTGAGACTGACAGCACAAAGACCCCAGTGAGGTATTAGGAGACAGCCGCGCTGCAGCCTGGCATTGAGCGCGTGGCCCTCCTAACCAAAAGCATGATGAGGCAAAAATAAAAGCCATTTACATGACACTGGCCACTTTCTAAAATGAAACAATGAAGAGATTCGAAATGTCTAAGGCATAATGGGGTTTGGGGTCGGCCATATATTTTCTTAAGCCTAATGATGTCTTCCAAATTACTGTGAAAACCGAGAAGGTTCTGTTTAAGAGTTAGCCAGGATCGTCTTCGGCTGAGCACATGTTGAAGCGGCTAAATTactttgtttgcaaactgattaGCGTGAGTTGGTGTCAACAGCTGGCCACCAAAGATGGTCCTTTTTAAAGCGACCCTGTGCCTACAGCGTACTCCAATAACAGTGACTTTAAATTAATTTCACACAGACCTGTTCAGACTAGTTCTGCCTCGTGCTACAGTATGTCAGCTGGGAGCCaaagtaccacacacacacacaccacgcacatgcacgcatgcacgcacacacactcacacaaacacatacagtgtaAACAACCATCCCTGTGGCAACAACAAAAGAACAAGGCATATTGATACCGAACCCTCAGGGTGCAGTCTCAAGAATGTAAGAAGAAAAGTATGCATCTGACGTGTAGATGTAAAGGTATTGGTTCAATAACAGTTTTCACCTGATTTAACTGCTGTCATGGTCCGAGGACAGGAGTATCTATCCTTGCCTCATTTCCTACCATGCCTTGCTGCTTGCCTCAACAGCTCCCAGTGATCAGCAGGGGCGATCCTAGGCCAGGGTGTTTCTCTATTTGTGCCCTGAGTGACACTGTGTGTAAGGCAATGAAGTGCTGAGTGGAGAAAGATGGCAGTCTGAATCTCTAACAACAAAGATACTACAGTCTGGACTGAAGCATGGTCATATGATCTTGTAAAAAAATGCGGTGGAGTGTATCTGTAGCTTTACCCCTATATCCCATCTgtgaaaaaaatacatatattttttttatgaccAATATGTTAGGCCACATTAAACTGGATGCTGAAGTGGATTGAGAATCATCATGCTAGAAAACACTTAAACTATTTACCTTTTCTTTGCTTTTCTAAAATCCCACAAAAACACATAGCCAGTCCTTGAACCAGGCTTTAGGGAGGTGAGTTCAGGAAGGAGGTGAGGTGAGGGAGGAGGTTACGGAGGAGACCAGTTAAACAAGGAGGTGTGCTGCCTGACTGAGTGTGACTGGGGTCAATGTGCTCCTGGGCCAGGCAGGGTtagggcaggggaggggaggtgagggTGATATCTGggttggcctctctctctctggatggaGCTAGCACTGCTGGAGCTACAGCTGCCTAAGCGTGTCCCCACCTGTGGCACCAACACAACAAcagggcaggcagacaggcaggtagatAGGTAGGCAGGTGGGCAATCAGGCAGACAAAAAGGCaggcagggagaaagagagagagagagagagagagagagagagagagagagagagagagagagagagagagagagagagagagagagagagacagacagacagacagacagacagacagacagacagacagacagacagacagacagacagacagacagacagacagacagacagacagacagacagacagacagacagacagacagacagacagacagacagacagacagacagacagacagacagacagacagacagacagacagacagacagagacacggaCGGACAACAGGCAGGCAAGCAGATAaataggcaggcagacaggtaggcagtAGTGATGGGGGGGAAATGGGACTATTTATATCAttactttgactccaagtattgatttgtaaaaaatatgtatttatttatttttgctaggTAGCATTAGCTAACGCTAGTTGGCTGGACCTGCGCCAAAACgatggtatttttcatcctatagcttctTCTCCATCTTCATTTTAAATAGtaagccaacatgttttcagccaTTTTGTTTACATGACTGATCataactcattttctcatgctctctcatgtttctctgcagcagacatactgTATAGCGAGCAATACTGAATGtctggaacatcaaatcgcaataaaatcgcagtatTGAGTCACAATACATATAAAATCATTTGAATCgtgagaattgcaatacatatcgtattggcacctaagtatcgtgatgaTATCGTATTGTGAGATCACTGGCAATTCCTAGCCCTAGTAGGCAGTtaggtaggtaggcaggtagttagacaggcaggcagacaaacaggcaggcaggcaggcaggcaaagaAATTGgtaagcagacaggcaggcaggtcaGGCAGGCCAGGTAGCCAGACAAacaggcaggcaggaagacagacagacagacagacaggcagacagacatgcagacagacagacagacaggccgacaggcagtgtgtgtgtgtgtgtgtgtgtgtgtgtgtgtgtgtgtgtgtgtgtgtgtgtacgcatgcaTGTAGCAGGGTGCTATGCTCATTACTCAAAGTCTGTGTCGACAGAGACCAAATGCCGCGGAGCAACGTTGTGCTGACATGAGCCTTGCCTcgcagtcagacacacacaaacacacacacggctcTGACAGGCATCCCTTAGGCTGCTGGAGCACAGCGCTCAGCTCAGCACTCCAGCAATTCCCACACAGggaaataggagaggagaggggaaaagagcAGAGCAGGTCAGGGTGAGCCCCAGAGAGCCCCATAGAGCCCCATAAAGCCCCATAGAGCTGGACTTTTGGCCAGTAGTTAGTAAGCTGCTTTgctggtagtggtggaggagtgAGTTTGAAGTTGTACTTAAAAAGCTTAACTCTTGATGGTTTAATAAAAGCTTTGAAAATCAGTTACACATGCATAATGATGTATGAGCAAGGGGTGAATCTACAGTCAGTCAGagcacctgacacacacacacacacacttggattgagtgtgtgtgtggagcggCCTGGAGCAGCTTCAGACAGGGCATGATTGACGTGTCTTCATGAAAGACTGTACCAGAGTAAACCAAGCAGCCAGCCCTATAGGCCTGTGAGGgcaacatcccaaatggcaccctattccctatataaagctctggtcaaaattggtgtactatttagggaatagggtgccatttgggacacaacccaaGGACTGGGCCAGAGTTAATGACATCCAATAATGAAGTCCTCATTTGTGTCTTGGACCGGAGTCACAGGGAGTTCAACAGGTCCAAGCGGCTATACCAACGACAATCGAGATGCACACATCTCCCCCTGCACTCCGCTCCGCTCCCGTGGTTACGGGACATTGAATCCCTCCACCAAAGCGAGGGTACGCGGGACTGTGTCATAAGAGATGGGTGGTTGGCACTGTTCCTTACCTGGAACCTTGGCAGCAAGCCTCAGCCTCTGCTCTGCTAGGCGGTCATGAGACTGAATGCTGACTAAGAGATAAGAGCTATAGCTGGCTCGCTCTAGAGAGGACAGCGTCCCACACCTTCATACAACACTTTTTTGCCTGATACTTTGCAGACATCCAGTAATGCCCACCACAAACTCCCCCTAGGTCCCTACAAGCCATCCAGTAATGTCCACCACAAACTCTCCTAGGTCCCTACCAGCCATCCAGTAATGTCCACCACAAACTCCCCCTAGGTCCCTACCAGCCATCCAGTAATGTCCACCACAAACTCCCCTAGGTCCCTACCAGCCATTCTGTAACGCCCACCACAAACTTCCCTAGGCCCCTACCAGCCATCCAGTAATGCGCACCAGAAACTCCCATAGGCCCCTACCTACACACCTTGATCTTTGACAGTGACATCATCATTAAAGTCCCTCTGCTTGGGTCCCGGCCTGTGCCTGGGCCTGGTCTAGCTGCCTCTCTCCAGGCCGATCTAGGGGCCTTGTCCCTCTCTCCATGCCCTTGCTGGCAGCCTGGGCTCTGGGGGTGAGTGCCAGCTGGCCTGAAGGCAGAGGGGGTCTAGAGAGCAGGGAGCAAAGCCAGTTCCATGGCACAATGCTGCACAAAGGCTCAAAGGTATCGTGTATAATGGAAAAAAGCAAAGAGGCCTGGTTGGATGAACCTTTATATGACAAAAGCATTCTTTAGAAAACTGAGATATGGGCACACCAtacaccccctcccccctcctccatctctccatcccccgAACCCACGACCGGCGACTCAAATGTCTCATGCATTATTCTGAGCGTTTTCTTTTGTTTTCTCATGCTTTTTGTTCTGAATGTTGACATATTGGGTTTAGCAAGAATGCACAGTGCTCTCCCAATAATTGCCTTGCTTTTGTTCCCTTGTCATGAGTGTGCTCACATCATTCCTattcagtggcgacccgtcattcagggcaggtggggcagagccccacctgttttgagccccacattttagcaaaaaaaatatatatatatatatataatttttttttttttgccttgcctgttttgcatcttattttggcattaatacgtgtcacatatcagtttgcaaacaatgtaaaaaaatgaatATATCATTGacttaataaagctgcatacaaacatggtctctttttggTTTTCTTGAGTAAAGCAGCTCCacaatgcaggtgtttcagcctagctcagtgctttctgtggtggtggggtaaACCAGCAGAAAATAGGAGCATTGCGCCGTGATtgtctcagtgttctgtcactcatggggacactatgtcaccgccAAGTATAAGTCCTTAGTAAGGGTAGacatcgaaaattcaagccctttgggtcctgccatagagttacattagaagtgcccttccaagaaggctcaaTGTCATTCGccacagatataatgatgtcaaatcacgttatatgtacagtagctttgattggactgatcatgtcaacatcttactttcataatcttagctagcagtcatcatcatgaatcaagtcgacaatctactggcaaatcctttttaatccttgtcatatgaagagaaataacgaagagaaattatagataaaacgtaaacatcacacaacaagttggaaatcgcaaattcaacaatgagtggtttggaaggaatcggtgacagtggctaactgcaagcattgcaactgggaagtcgggaataaatgagctcagactgggaaaatatgttttgaacggtcatccaactcagaattgtaaatccggcctctttctctttctttgatgacaaaatttgcccacgaaggaccgccgcgccaccttcctgttcaagtgagcacatcaCATCAagatgagtccaaaaatgtcttatatgctgctgcataaatgatgtaatatgccagggagatatgtatactgtaactaagaaagtaatactaagtgactgttgtgtagtaagctgttagtagcccatgtacctcaccctaataattttgtatattttcacctcttaatttcgcctactgttctgactcagTGGTGCAtgtgtagcctataacctgtttttgagaaatgtaatcatcgaatattgtaagagctttcattgtctgcttatatgccccctttatttatcctacggttctgacttggtgtacagggagaacactgtaagaacggcccatgttctgaattctgttgctgtacatttcaaaagtgctgaccaaatagttattttgactacgtctgtcctggctcgctcattaatgtcttaatcgaaatttcggattgcctcttatctgcttgtcgtccccttatgccatagtttgtacatctcaattgtcagtagaaaccacatttgtttaagcaagtcagccatatcagctatgtttttttaaaggcagtaaatgaggctgaatgaactgtttcactgccagacaaggctccgctgatagccaggtgtagcagtggtaaggtgttgggactgctgttgggactctgctgttgggacagctttatgtaggccctaacagtttgtgggcaccgtttgtcaccattatagtgcaattaatgtattgtttagtattgtgttgtttagtgGCTTTGTTGGCATGCATCCCACAATAAAAATGTtttccccaccaagatttacatgctagaATCGCCATTGTTCCTATTGGAGGGCGACAGCTAGGAACCCATCCAGGCTGAATGTATACTGTGTGCTACAGCATTGCACTGTGGGACCGGCATCTCACTTTGTTTCTTAATGGTATGCTTTCACTgctaaacaaacaaacatctaAAAATATTATGTTCTCACCGCACTAACCTGGCAATTATTGGTTTCAGTTGTTAACAGACAAtatatttgagtgtgtgtgtgtgtgtctctctgtgtgtctcgctctctctgtgtgtgtgtgtgtgtgtgtgtgtgtgtgtgtgtgtgtgtgtgtgtatgtttgtgtgtacatgAAGGGGGAAAGGAGGGGTTTCTCTTTGGACCCTTAAGACTTAGCTACATACACATTTTTAGAAAGTTCGATAAATGGCCAATTGAGGGGGTTTTCCCTTAAAATAGAGCTCTATGCCTAAGCACGTTTTACTGCTGAAATGGGACTCAGGGTTCTTTACTATTCCCTAGACAACACATGGGGGTCATTTAAGGTTTGATTCTATAATGAGTtgttgaatgaatgaatgaatgaatgaataaattaATGAATGCATGCAAGTTGAATAATGTTATGCGTCATGTTGACTTAGTGAAAGACAGTTGTAAAGCACTTGAATTTTAAGGAAATAGTATCTTTGAAACAGAAAACGAAAATTAAAGGCATTGGCTATAATAGACTACACATATCTGGGTTGAGAACTTTACGAAACCCACTAAATCCCATCAGATGAGGCATTCGATCTCGTTTA is a window from the Coregonus clupeaformis isolate EN_2021a chromosome 23, ASM2061545v1, whole genome shotgun sequence genome containing:
- the LOC121536319 gene encoding inhibin beta B chain, producing MRRYNLTLACLMACILSIRCTLGTTVTGTGTTGAETQTVAQESCASCGMPEASERVDIDLLEAVKRHILNRLQMRERPNITHPIPKAAMVTALRRLHAGKLREDGRVEIPNLDGQAAYSNEVQETSEIISFAESDELASSQASKSSLYFLISSEGNQNLYVSQANLWLYFRLLPTGSEKGHRRKVTVKIHYKEAGTGTAGGAGGGTGPGGGGRWTLVEKRVDLKRSGWHTFPLSEAVRAVFGKGGRRQDLEVHCEGCEASNVVPILVDPADPSHRPFLVVRARQVEGKHRIRKRGLECDGSSGGLCCRQQFYIDFRLIGWNDWIIAPAGYYGNYCEGSCPAYMAGVPGSASSFHTAVVNQYRMRGMSPGSVNSCCIPTKLSTMSMLYFDDEYNIVKRDVPNMIVEECGCA